One Solibacillus sp. R5-41 DNA segment encodes these proteins:
- the ahpC gene encoding alkyl hydroperoxide reductase subunit C: MALIGKEIQAFSAKAFQKGEFIDVSSENFKGQWSVVCFYPADFTFVCPTELEDLQNEYAALKSLGAEVYSVSTDTHFTHKAWHDTSDAIGKIEYIMIGDPSHTISKAFDVLNEEDGLAERGTFIIDPDGVVQALEINAGGIGRDASTILNKIKAAQYVRNNPGEVCPAKWEEGSATLTPSLDLVGKI; the protein is encoded by the coding sequence ATGGCTTTAATCGGTAAAGAAATTCAAGCATTCTCAGCAAAAGCTTTCCAAAAAGGTGAATTCATCGACGTATCTTCAGAAAACTTCAAAGGACAATGGTCAGTAGTATGCTTCTACCCAGCAGACTTCACTTTCGTTTGCCCAACTGAATTAGAAGATTTACAAAATGAATACGCTGCATTAAAATCTTTAGGCGCAGAAGTTTACTCAGTATCAACTGATACACATTTCACGCACAAAGCATGGCATGACACTTCTGATGCAATTGGTAAAATTGAATATATTATGATTGGTGACCCATCTCACACAATTTCTAAAGCTTTCGATGTTTTAAATGAAGAAGATGGATTAGCAGAGCGCGGTACGTTCATCATCGATCCAGATGGCGTTGTACAAGCATTAGAAATCAACGCAGGTGGTATCGGCCGTGATGCTTCTACTATTTTAAACAAAATTAAAGCAGCACAATACGTTCGTAACAATCCAGGTGAGGTTTGCCCTGCTAAATGGGAAGAAGGTAGCGCAACATTAACTCCAAGCTTAGACTTAGTAGGTAAAATCTAA
- a CDS encoding GNAT family N-acetyltransferase — MFTYKIDEELALKLVTIQDAPRIFELTDVSRTYLKQWLPWLDTTKTVQDTENYIKFTHQIFANNKGLNTAIIYKGEIVGIAGFNDINWSNRTAYIGYWLGEPYQGCGIMTRVAKALTEYAFSELKLNKVEIRAAEGNSKSRSIPERLGYVNEGCIRSAEWLYDHYVDHVVYGILVNEWKNQ, encoded by the coding sequence ATGTTTACATACAAAATAGATGAGGAGCTAGCATTAAAGCTCGTAACAATTCAAGATGCACCGAGAATTTTTGAATTAACGGACGTATCTCGCACTTACTTAAAACAGTGGCTCCCATGGCTTGATACAACGAAAACGGTACAAGATACGGAAAATTACATCAAATTTACACATCAAATTTTTGCGAATAATAAAGGGTTAAATACAGCGATTATCTATAAAGGAGAAATCGTTGGTATTGCAGGATTTAATGACATAAATTGGTCGAACCGTACAGCATATATTGGCTATTGGTTAGGGGAGCCTTATCAAGGTTGTGGCATAATGACGCGTGTTGCGAAAGCACTAACGGAGTATGCATTTTCAGAGTTGAAATTGAACAAAGTCGAAATTCGCGCGGCAGAAGGTAATAGTAAAAGTCGAAGTATTCCGGAACGATTAGGCTATGTAAATGAGGGTTGTATCCGAAGTGCAGAATGGTTATATGATCATTACGTCGATCATGTCGTATACGGGATATTGGTAAATGAGTGGAAAAACCAATAA
- a CDS encoding polysaccharide deacetylase family protein, whose protein sequence is MKKIILGLGAFGSVACYTVLPTIFIRTFSKRIVKTTSQNGLLLTFDDGPNPQYTPLLLDLLKTYKINAVFFVVAKKALQHPELIRRMQAEGHVIGIHHYTHQSSFFMTPAMQIKQLFKSKQILESITNEHVSLYRPPWGHFNAATLKNANNFQIMMWTSIFGDWKVQTCKTSLLQQLHQARCDGAIYVLHDCGQTFGADQDAPAHMLQTLHHFLEQAMQEGQAFTNPHDWKRQYVHS, encoded by the coding sequence ATGAAAAAAATCATACTAGGCCTAGGTGCATTCGGTAGTGTGGCTTGCTACACCGTATTACCAACTATTTTCATTCGAACTTTTTCTAAACGAATTGTAAAAACTACATCACAAAATGGTCTATTATTGACGTTTGATGATGGTCCAAACCCACAATATACACCGCTACTATTAGATTTACTAAAAACGTATAAAATTAACGCAGTATTTTTTGTTGTTGCAAAAAAAGCATTACAACATCCAGAACTCATTAGACGAATGCAGGCAGAAGGACATGTTATTGGCATCCATCACTATACGCATCAATCAAGCTTTTTCATGACACCAGCTATGCAAATAAAACAATTATTTAAGAGCAAGCAAATCCTAGAGAGCATTACAAATGAGCATGTCTCACTTTATCGTCCGCCTTGGGGGCATTTCAATGCGGCAACACTTAAAAACGCAAATAATTTTCAAATCATGATGTGGACTTCTATTTTCGGTGATTGGAAAGTGCAAACATGCAAAACCTCATTACTCCAGCAGCTTCATCAGGCAAGATGCGATGGGGCGATTTATGTTTTACATGATTGCGGTCAAACTTTCGGAGCGGATCAAGATGCACCTGCCCATATGCTACAAACATTACATCACTTTTTAGAGCAAGCTATGCAAGAAGGACAAGCTTTTACAAATCCGCATGATTGGAAGAGGCAGTATGTTCACAGTTGA
- a CDS encoding DedA family protein: protein MFTVENVLNLIQQYGAIIIFICLFFGIVGIPAPEETLLFIIGIFIHSQKLNGMTSVMGALLGAYLGMVVAYCIGRYAGAPVFQKVVKQLKLNTFQAQAWQEKYQSNYKKALVIGFFIPGARQMNPYIAGLSHIPVLSFLFYSFIGTLLWTVPFITLGYMSGNLFHIPYKYLPLIGLGIALLFGIYYLLKKKILIRKRT, encoded by the coding sequence ATGTTCACAGTTGAAAATGTTCTCAATCTTATACAGCAATACGGGGCAATTATCATCTTTATTTGTTTGTTCTTTGGTATTGTTGGCATCCCTGCCCCTGAAGAAACACTGTTATTCATTATTGGGATTTTCATTCACTCGCAAAAATTGAATGGCATGACCTCAGTTATGGGTGCACTTTTAGGCGCATATCTCGGCATGGTTGTCGCATATTGCATTGGGCGTTATGCAGGGGCGCCCGTATTTCAAAAAGTGGTAAAACAATTAAAACTCAATACATTTCAAGCTCAGGCTTGGCAAGAAAAATATCAAAGTAATTATAAAAAGGCACTAGTCATTGGTTTTTTTATCCCAGGCGCTAGGCAGATGAACCCTTATATTGCAGGGTTATCTCATATTCCTGTGCTTTCCTTTTTATTTTATAGCTTCATTGGGACACTTCTTTGGACAGTGCCATTTATTACATTAGGCTACATGTCCGGCAATTTATTTCATATTCCATATAAATATTTACCACTTATCGGGCTTGGGATTGCGCTACTGTTCGGAATTTACTATCTTCTTAAAAAAAAAATCTTAATTCGTAAAAGGACGTGA
- a CDS encoding glycosyltransferase, with protein MMILILPFMQMKSGHHQVADALEAHIYQQNPHVSVEKIDIFHYTLPRLERIVSKCYLTWIQQYPNSYSRFYKKNFNANDYQVRLFQPFEYMMQQALEKIILEKQPEAIICTHSFPSHAASRLKQAGKTQVPIINAYTDFFTSGVWAKDGVDLHLAPSTHVAKHLMEQFHVAEEKIVISGIPIHPEIRPVTKRKVKHPLHILIAGGNSGLGNIKSLVNQCCGLRNTQFSVLCGNNRKLLQELQNLSLPNVTPLSYIESREQMNALYDQVDAIISKPGGVTVAEALSKKIPTFIESELPGQEQINMDYLVPAQLVFQTTDCDHSLLEVYSILNNETEMKKFERAIQMYEQDFDLHLAELIHKILGNLPHAKQPYHCEPFNRLALLS; from the coding sequence ATGATGATTCTAATTCTACCCTTTATGCAAATGAAATCTGGGCATCATCAGGTGGCGGATGCATTAGAAGCGCATATTTATCAGCAAAATCCACATGTTAGCGTAGAAAAAATTGATATTTTTCATTACACATTGCCAAGATTGGAACGGATTGTTTCTAAATGCTATTTAACATGGATTCAGCAATATCCTAATTCCTACAGTCGTTTTTATAAGAAGAATTTTAATGCAAATGACTATCAAGTTCGGTTATTTCAGCCATTTGAATATATGATGCAGCAGGCACTTGAGAAAATCATTTTGGAAAAACAACCAGAGGCAATCATTTGTACACATAGCTTTCCATCTCATGCCGCTAGTCGTCTTAAGCAGGCCGGGAAAACCCAAGTTCCGATTATTAATGCCTATACAGATTTCTTTACTAGTGGTGTTTGGGCAAAGGATGGTGTTGATTTACATTTAGCACCCTCTACACATGTAGCCAAACATTTAATGGAACAATTTCATGTGGCAGAAGAAAAAATCGTCATTTCAGGCATTCCCATTCACCCAGAAATTCGTCCTGTTACAAAACGTAAAGTAAAGCACCCGTTACATATTTTAATCGCGGGCGGTAATAGTGGATTAGGCAATATCAAATCGCTCGTCAACCAATGCTGTGGGCTAAGAAATACTCAGTTTTCCGTACTATGTGGAAACAACAGAAAATTATTACAGGAGCTTCAAAATCTTTCACTCCCTAACGTGACACCACTCTCTTATATTGAGAGCCGCGAACAGATGAACGCTCTTTATGATCAGGTCGATGCCATTATTTCAAAGCCTGGTGGTGTAACAGTAGCAGAGGCTCTTTCGAAAAAAATTCCGACTTTCATCGAATCCGAATTACCTGGTCAAGAGCAAATTAATATGGATTATTTAGTTCCTGCACAGCTCGTTTTTCAAACTACCGACTGCGACCATTCCTTGTTAGAGGTATACAGCATTTTAAATAATGAAACGGAGATGAAAAAATTTGAGCGTGCAATTCAAATGTATGAGCAAGATTTTGATTTGCATTTGGCAGAATTGATACACAAAATACTTGGGAATTTGCCACATGCAAAGCAGCCTTATCATTGTGAGCCGTTCAATCGTCTTGCTTTGCTTTCATAG
- a CDS encoding DUF948 domain-containing protein, which yields MNVWLLATVIVLIVAVIVFVGCIVAVIFPLKNVITVILAHMQGIQKQLEGIQTQAIALTATMDKMKTDIDYKKQSFQSVVQSVKDVGTALNELNDSSQKATTAVVKQFQSDEEKQAQVKRWTDTAISLLNRKAN from the coding sequence ATGAATGTGTGGCTTTTAGCGACAGTCATTGTTCTTATAGTGGCAGTCATTGTGTTTGTAGGATGCATCGTCGCTGTTATTTTTCCATTAAAAAATGTAATTACCGTTATTTTGGCGCATATGCAAGGCATTCAAAAGCAACTTGAGGGAATCCAAACGCAAGCAATTGCATTGACTGCGACGATGGATAAAATGAAAACGGATATAGACTATAAAAAGCAATCGTTTCAATCCGTTGTCCAATCAGTAAAAGATGTTGGAACGGCATTGAATGAGCTAAATGATTCCTCGCAAAAAGCGACAACAGCTGTTGTGAAGCAATTTCAAAGTGATGAGGAAAAGCAAGCGCAAGTAAAACGATGGACGGATACAGCAATAAGCTTGTTAAATCGCAAGGCGAACTGA
- a CDS encoding GNAT family N-acetyltransferase — translation MEIKRVLENKKQFIELLLLADEQESMIDCYLDRGDLYVLEDDGVKGVCVVTDEGDGHFEIKNLATDPLHQRKGYGRKMIQAMFAHYQQKGHTMLVGTGDSPLTIPFYESCGFIISHQLENYFIKNYDHPIFENGKQLKHMVILKKDLK, via the coding sequence ATGGAAATAAAACGAGTTTTAGAAAATAAAAAGCAGTTTATAGAGTTGTTGCTGCTAGCTGATGAGCAAGAAAGTATGATTGATTGTTATTTGGATAGAGGGGATCTATATGTTTTAGAGGATGATGGAGTGAAGGGCGTATGTGTTGTGACAGATGAAGGGGACGGTCATTTTGAAATCAAAAATCTTGCTACGGACCCTTTACATCAAAGAAAAGGCTATGGCAGGAAAATGATTCAAGCTATGTTTGCTCATTATCAACAAAAAGGGCATACGATGCTTGTTGGAACAGGGGACAGTCCTTTAACAATACCTTTCTATGAATCATGCGGTTTTATTATTTCACATCAACTTGAAAACTATTTCATAAAAAATTATGATCATCCTATTTTTGAAAATGGCAAGCAATTAAAGCATATGGTTATATTGAAAAAGGACTTAAAATAA
- a CDS encoding 5'-methylthioadenosine/adenosylhomocysteine nucleosidase has product MKNKSNVKYVVTLLMLVLMMVGCSDNVKNNDESSVSEKGADTTIGENKQTNEKVIGIIGAMSEEVEILRGKMEIENTKKIAGMEFYQGTLDGENIVLVQSGVGKVNAAACAQVLADHFGVNYLINSGVAGGLNPDVKVGDIVISTDAIQHDVDITALGEKPGVISRMETSVFTADEKLIQLAEESAKALSEDIHVFKGRIASGDQFIASNEQREKIAKTFAPYAVEMEGAAIAHVAQLNNIPFVIIRAISDDANGESNVKYVDFVGVAAENASQMIEQMIKDFNTNM; this is encoded by the coding sequence ATGAAGAATAAATCAAATGTTAAATATGTTGTCACTCTTTTAATGTTGGTTTTAATGATGGTTGGTTGTTCAGACAATGTGAAGAATAACGATGAATCTTCAGTAAGCGAAAAGGGTGCAGATACAACTATAGGTGAAAACAAACAAACGAATGAAAAAGTAATTGGTATTATTGGTGCGATGAGTGAAGAGGTTGAAATCCTTCGCGGGAAAATGGAAATTGAAAATACTAAAAAGATTGCAGGAATGGAGTTTTATCAAGGTACATTAGATGGAGAAAATATCGTACTAGTGCAATCGGGTGTTGGAAAAGTCAATGCAGCGGCATGTGCACAAGTGTTAGCGGATCATTTCGGTGTAAACTACCTTATTAACTCAGGTGTTGCCGGTGGACTAAACCCGGATGTGAAAGTAGGAGATATCGTTATATCTACTGATGCTATTCAACATGACGTAGATATTACTGCACTAGGGGAAAAGCCTGGTGTTATTTCTCGAATGGAAACAAGTGTATTTACAGCTGACGAGAAATTAATTCAACTAGCAGAAGAATCAGCAAAAGCGTTATCTGAGGATATTCATGTTTTCAAAGGCCGAATCGCAAGTGGGGACCAATTTATTGCAAGTAATGAACAACGAGAAAAAATCGCAAAAACATTTGCTCCATATGCAGTAGAAATGGAGGGTGCAGCGATTGCACATGTTGCGCAATTAAATAACATCCCATTTGTAATTATTCGTGCAATTTCAGATGATGCTAACGGTGAATCGAATGTTAAATATGTTGACTTCGTCGGAGTAGCAGCTGAAAACGCGAGCCAAATGATTGAACAAATGATTAAAGATTTTAACACTAATATGTAA
- a CDS encoding DinB family protein, protein MLLEKKSVIAHLEYSIDWVESLIELNENDWRKPVGLDKWSVAEVIGHFKPWDEFILNQRVPYLFQQAGLPKAPDTNILNNESAKISRENTKEFIIKEFVNARKRLVKNLTEVKDEFWEDEFMLGSFEFTLASYFNGLKEHDIKHFQQIAGVVDIEW, encoded by the coding sequence ATGCTTTTAGAAAAGAAAAGTGTAATAGCGCATTTAGAATATTCTATTGATTGGGTAGAAAGCTTAATAGAATTAAATGAAAATGATTGGCGGAAACCAGTTGGACTGGACAAATGGTCGGTAGCAGAAGTAATTGGTCATTTTAAACCGTGGGATGAATTTATACTCAATCAACGCGTACCTTATTTATTTCAACAAGCTGGTTTACCAAAAGCACCGGATACAAATATTTTAAATAATGAATCCGCAAAAATTTCCAGAGAAAATACAAAGGAATTCATCATTAAAGAATTTGTAAATGCTCGGAAAAGGCTGGTAAAAAATCTAACAGAGGTAAAGGATGAGTTTTGGGAAGATGAATTTATGCTTGGTTCATTCGAATTTACGTTAGCAAGTTATTTTAATGGATTAAAGGAGCATGATATAAAGCACTTTCAACAAATCGCAGGAGTAGTGGATATTGAATGGTAA
- a CDS encoding tetratricopeptide repeat protein, whose product MKAQLELAIKLRQEGELIESNQLLLEMINKEPQDAYLNYQCAWSLDVLGEESRAVPFYEKAIQNGLAGEDLENALLGLGSTYRTLGEYEKSREVFQQGVTLFPNNRAIQVFFSMTLYNLNDHKTAMEFLLKCLVETTSDANIENYKRAIDFYADKLDEVWN is encoded by the coding sequence ATGAAAGCACAACTTGAATTAGCGATTAAATTAAGACAAGAGGGGGAATTAATTGAATCCAATCAACTATTATTAGAAATGATTAATAAAGAACCACAAGATGCTTATTTAAATTACCAATGTGCATGGAGTTTAGATGTGTTAGGTGAAGAATCAAGAGCTGTTCCATTCTATGAAAAAGCCATTCAAAATGGGTTAGCTGGAGAAGACTTAGAAAATGCACTTTTAGGACTTGGTAGTACATACAGAACATTAGGTGAATATGAAAAATCAAGGGAAGTATTCCAACAAGGAGTCACCTTATTTCCTAATAATCGAGCGATACAAGTGTTTTTTTCGATGACTTTGTACAATTTAAATGACCATAAAACAGCTATGGAATTTTTACTAAAATGTTTAGTAGAAACGACATCAGACGCAAACATAGAAAATTATAAAAGGGCAATTGATTTCTACGCGGATAAGCTGGATGAAGTTTGGAATTAA
- a CDS encoding GrpB family protein, with protein sequence MRLGLNNDEVLLVPYDEAWKVEFTRIQDELLSCTKLTSNQIEHIGSTSIEGIRAKPIIDILVGVENLETLERPFFKDLEKAGFYKLRVVRPNEIVCAKFFDETFQVKTHFIHIVQYESVKWQQLIFFRDYLKRNEEAKKQYEHLKESFFQTDLSGINSYTDYKEQFVKSIFEKMKL encoded by the coding sequence GTGAGACTTGGTTTGAACAATGATGAAGTTTTACTTGTGCCTTATGATGAAGCTTGGAAAGTTGAATTTACGCGAATTCAAGACGAGCTTTTGAGTTGTACAAAATTAACAAGTAATCAGATTGAGCATATTGGAAGTACGTCAATTGAAGGAATACGAGCAAAGCCAATTATTGATATTTTAGTTGGGGTAGAAAATTTAGAAACACTTGAAAGACCTTTCTTCAAAGACTTAGAGAAGGCTGGATTTTATAAATTGCGAGTGGTGCGTCCAAATGAAATTGTTTGTGCTAAATTTTTCGATGAAACGTTTCAAGTGAAAACGCATTTTATTCACATTGTTCAGTATGAAAGTGTGAAATGGCAGCAGTTAATATTTTTCAGAGATTACTTAAAAAGAAATGAAGAGGCTAAAAAACAGTATGAGCACTTAAAGGAATCCTTTTTTCAAACGGACTTAAGTGGCATCAATTCCTATACAGATTATAAAGAACAATTTGTAAAATCTATTTTTGAGAAAATGAAACTATGA
- a CDS encoding plastocyanin/azurin family copper-binding protein — protein sequence MKKAFTANKKGGGLLGNYQLFILISLVLLTIVVVAMGIIWRKKFRTMHGMIISMFFGMNVGLTVGVLFGVTYQGNLFHSTILSLAIGVLAGSVCGLCFGLLSVLEGLMAGLMGGMMGAMLGEMIRVEQSFSLIQLFLFLTGCTIFIMGVLKNPKNAQVTTKRWILKPIVLSILLSVYIIVGNSLAENFENFSSADSLNGHHPPSYTSTDDTAAEKQVIVIEADEMKYSTNQIVVEKNRTVHLTFSNRDQIDHYVEINAPVLPIDNESIHHQGTEYNRTLLHAEPNNTVTSTFTPTEPGTYEFVCTVPGHKESGMVGRLIVR from the coding sequence ATGAAAAAAGCATTTACAGCAAATAAAAAAGGTGGGGGATTATTGGGGAATTATCAATTATTTATATTAATTTCATTGGTTTTGTTAACAATAGTAGTTGTAGCGATGGGAATCATTTGGAGAAAAAAATTTCGAACGATGCACGGAATGATTATTTCCATGTTCTTCGGAATGAATGTAGGTTTGACGGTAGGTGTTTTATTTGGTGTTACGTACCAAGGTAATTTATTTCACTCGACAATTTTATCTCTCGCTATTGGTGTACTTGCCGGCTCGGTGTGCGGCTTATGTTTTGGGTTACTCTCAGTGTTAGAGGGGCTAATGGCTGGTTTGATGGGCGGTATGATGGGGGCAATGCTAGGAGAGATGATTCGTGTAGAGCAGTCGTTTAGTTTGATCCAGCTATTTTTATTTCTCACGGGTTGTACAATTTTTATTATGGGCGTGTTGAAAAACCCAAAAAATGCTCAAGTGACTACGAAAAGATGGATATTAAAACCAATTGTCCTTTCGATTTTACTAAGTGTATATATCATTGTAGGTAATTCTTTAGCAGAAAACTTTGAGAACTTTAGCAGCGCGGATTCATTAAATGGTCATCATCCCCCATCATATACATCAACAGATGATACTGCTGCCGAAAAACAAGTTATTGTTATAGAAGCTGATGAAATGAAGTACTCGACCAATCAAATTGTTGTAGAGAAAAATAGAACTGTCCATTTAACATTTTCTAACCGAGACCAAATCGATCATTACGTTGAAATTAATGCTCCAGTCCTTCCAATTGATAATGAATCTATACACCATCAAGGGACAGAATATAATAGGACACTTCTTCATGCTGAGCCAAATAATACAGTAACCTCAACTTTTACGCCGACTGAGCCAGGGACATATGAATTTGTATGCACAGTTCCTGGACATAAGGAGTCTGGTATGGTCGGACGATTAATTGTCAGATGA
- a CDS encoding ABC transporter ATP-binding protein produces the protein MTVISLQHVTKDYGHGRGIFDVSFHVNKGTVYGFLGPNGAGKTTAIRHIMGFSKPQQGVVTVNGLDSWKNASTIQVKLGYLPGEVALPEHLTGKQFIQMMMDLRKVKNDTHCKKLLDFFELDASSKVKRMSLGMKRKLAIVTAFMHDPDVLILDEPTSGLDPIMQQRFIDFVRDEKRRGKTILLSSHIFTEVDATCDEISIIKDGHIISSFNKQELLKMTEKVFHVTVENNMYYTQLVQQIEADVKFHLLLKNEQTYELQIGCCPKDLSQLIKLVANFPVSSFSEVTFSLEKHFMEFYDRRVGGGLS, from the coding sequence ATGACGGTCATTTCATTACAGCATGTCACAAAGGATTATGGACATGGACGAGGGATTTTTGATGTTTCATTTCATGTTAATAAGGGGACGGTGTATGGCTTTCTTGGACCAAATGGAGCTGGGAAAACGACAGCTATTCGGCATATTATGGGCTTTTCAAAACCACAACAGGGTGTCGTAACCGTAAATGGACTGGATAGTTGGAAAAATGCGAGTACGATTCAAGTAAAGCTTGGCTATTTACCTGGAGAAGTCGCATTACCTGAACATTTAACAGGCAAACAATTTATTCAAATGATGATGGATTTAAGAAAGGTAAAAAATGATACGCATTGTAAAAAACTACTCGATTTCTTTGAGCTAGATGCTTCAAGTAAGGTGAAACGAATGTCACTTGGTATGAAAAGAAAATTAGCGATTGTGACGGCATTCATGCATGATCCAGATGTACTTATACTCGATGAGCCGACTAGTGGGTTAGATCCGATTATGCAGCAACGTTTTATCGATTTCGTAAGAGATGAAAAAAGGCGTGGCAAGACCATTTTACTTTCCAGTCATATTTTTACTGAAGTCGATGCTACTTGTGATGAAATTTCGATTATTAAAGATGGGCATATCATTTCTTCATTTAATAAACAAGAATTATTAAAAATGACAGAAAAGGTCTTTCATGTGACAGTCGAAAACAACATGTACTATACACAGCTTGTGCAACAAATTGAAGCAGATGTAAAATTCCATTTACTCCTTAAAAATGAACAAACATATGAGCTTCAAATTGGCTGCTGTCCTAAAGACTTATCACAGCTCATTAAATTAGTAGCCAATTTCCCTGTCTCAAGTTTCAGCGAAGTGACTTTTAGTTTAGAAAAGCATTTCATGGAATTTTACGATCGCCGTGTAGGAGGGGGATTATCATGA
- a CDS encoding ABC transporter ATP-binding protein — MTMIELVNVTKDYGNSRGIFTINLAIESGEAFGFIGTNGAGKTTTIRHLMGFLKPHSGTVKINDMDAWKNAAEIKQWIGYIPGEIAFPDVSTGWDFIHQQAALLQLTDLSYANELVNRLQLDPSANIKRMSKGMKQKTAIVVALMADSPILILDEPTTGLDPLMRAEFIQIMKEQKAKGKTIFMSSHMFEEIEETCDKVAMIKDGKIITNTPISTITSYKSQKFIIEFSNAQDCSRFVQENLNSICISHSTVSVTVENNSLNDFLAILSTYSFDNLTEQKHTLQEYFYQLYTGGHTHV, encoded by the coding sequence ATGACAATGATTGAATTAGTTAATGTAACGAAAGATTACGGAAATAGTCGAGGCATTTTCACGATTAATCTTGCTATTGAATCAGGTGAAGCTTTTGGATTTATCGGTACAAACGGGGCGGGCAAAACAACTACAATACGCCATTTGATGGGATTTTTAAAGCCACATTCCGGTACAGTGAAAATTAATGACATGGATGCGTGGAAAAATGCTGCGGAAATTAAGCAGTGGATTGGCTACATCCCTGGAGAAATTGCCTTTCCGGATGTCTCCACTGGTTGGGATTTCATTCATCAACAAGCCGCGCTATTACAGCTAACAGATTTAAGCTATGCAAATGAATTAGTAAATCGGCTACAGCTTGACCCCTCTGCAAATATTAAACGGATGTCAAAAGGAATGAAGCAAAAAACAGCCATTGTTGTCGCGTTGATGGCTGACTCTCCTATTCTAATTTTAGATGAGCCGACTACTGGACTGGATCCGTTAATGCGTGCAGAGTTTATACAAATTATGAAAGAGCAAAAAGCAAAGGGCAAAACGATTTTTATGTCGAGCCATATGTTCGAGGAAATTGAAGAAACCTGTGATAAAGTAGCGATGATTAAGGACGGTAAAATCATTACAAATACTCCAATTTCAACAATTACGTCATATAAATCGCAAAAATTTATTATCGAGTTTAGCAATGCGCAGGACTGTTCGCGTTTTGTTCAAGAGAATCTCAATTCAATTTGTATTAGTCATTCAACGGTTTCTGTCACGGTTGAGAACAATTCATTGAATGATTTTTTAGCAATTTTATCAACATATTCATTCGATAACTTAACCGAGCAAAAACATACGCTTCAAGAATATTTCTATCAATTATATACAGGAGGTCATACTCATGTTTAA
- a CDS encoding ABC transporter permease subunit produces MFNSTIFKQTLRANIKLWLIFTLVLTLLQIVMVSVFDDSMITDISHMVEGTPFAGFFAQTTLLSMLASTFYSIHGVIFPIIYIIMTANSLIAAQVDRGSMAYLLSTPTKRSTIIVTQASFLVIALVVMFSIETAAGFIALQVFQSDVDVVIADFMMLNVGLFLLMFAISGISFFFSSYCNLSKNSLAFGAGIPIAFFLFQLLSSVDESLDVLSYFTMNALFDTAAILEGCNYWWKFGILLGVGIVLYIASLEVFKRKDLPL; encoded by the coding sequence ATGTTTAATAGTACGATTTTCAAACAAACTTTGCGTGCTAATATAAAGCTTTGGCTTATTTTCACTCTTGTTTTAACTTTATTGCAAATCGTAATGGTCTCTGTTTTCGATGATAGTATGATAACAGATATTAGTCATATGGTAGAAGGTACGCCATTTGCAGGATTTTTTGCACAAACGACATTGCTGAGCATGCTTGCTTCTACATTTTATTCGATTCACGGTGTTATTTTTCCAATTATTTATATCATTATGACTGCAAATAGTTTAATTGCTGCTCAAGTTGATCGTGGCTCCATGGCTTACTTATTATCAACACCTACAAAACGCTCAACAATAATTGTGACACAGGCTTCTTTCTTAGTTATCGCTTTAGTTGTGATGTTCAGTATTGAAACAGCTGCTGGCTTCATTGCGCTTCAAGTATTTCAATCTGATGTGGATGTTGTAATAGCTGATTTTATGATGTTGAATGTTGGTTTATTTTTATTAATGTTTGCCATTAGCGGCATTTCGTTCTTCTTCTCAAGCTATTGCAACTTATCGAAAAACTCGCTTGCTTTTGGAGCTGGTATTCCCATCGCTTTTTTCTTATTTCAGCTACTAAGTTCCGTTGACGAAAGCCTTGATGTACTCAGCTATTTCACAATGAATGCACTATTTGATACAGCCGCTATTTTAGAAGGCTGTAACTATTGGTGGAAGTTTGGCATTCTTTTAGGTGTTGGCATTGTTCTTTATATTGCGAGTTTAGAAGTATTTAAACGAAAAGATCTTCCGCTATAA